One Fuerstiella marisgermanici DNA window includes the following coding sequences:
- a CDS encoding HAD family hydrolase yields MSLSLSEYADSLDQRDLIWPKVPAPKPVNAKPAIDPLPGVKAVLWDVYGTLLRTPDCGFTLFPEQEVRLQVALEKTIHEFNMWISMYRKPGPPWQSMINQYRDYAERLAMVGTKHRGDITDVNLVHIWQAVVDRLFDKEYTYDEGELGDVEDLSEKIAFFFHRCLQAIEARPGLSDALTQLHEAGIKQGVLADGQPFTMVQLARSLAEEGSPPPLFRLFPSAHNLLSYQMGIRKPSPSLYKQAAGQLAAHGIEPSEILHVSCRLKTDLAPAKAAGMKTALLAAEKTGLEATANMIKDPQTRPDRLLTDVTQITSVIGFG; encoded by the coding sequence ATGTCACTCTCACTTTCGGAATACGCTGACTCGCTGGATCAGCGAGACCTAATCTGGCCGAAGGTGCCTGCGCCAAAACCCGTCAATGCGAAACCGGCGATTGACCCGCTGCCGGGCGTTAAGGCCGTTTTGTGGGATGTGTACGGTACGCTGTTGCGAACGCCCGATTGCGGCTTCACGCTGTTTCCTGAACAGGAAGTCCGTCTGCAGGTGGCATTGGAAAAGACGATCCACGAATTCAATATGTGGATCAGCATGTATCGCAAGCCCGGACCGCCGTGGCAGTCCATGATTAATCAGTACCGCGACTACGCAGAACGCCTGGCCATGGTCGGTACGAAGCATCGTGGCGACATTACCGATGTGAATCTGGTCCATATCTGGCAGGCGGTGGTCGATCGGCTATTTGATAAGGAATATACTTACGACGAGGGCGAACTCGGCGATGTCGAGGACCTTAGCGAAAAGATCGCGTTCTTCTTTCACCGTTGTCTGCAGGCGATAGAAGCCCGTCCGGGCCTGTCCGATGCTCTGACCCAGCTACATGAAGCTGGTATCAAGCAGGGAGTTCTGGCGGACGGTCAGCCATTTACCATGGTGCAGCTGGCGAGATCGCTCGCGGAGGAAGGCTCGCCGCCCCCGTTGTTTCGCCTGTTTCCGTCGGCGCACAATCTGCTGTCCTATCAAATGGGCATCCGAAAGCCGTCGCCGTCCCTGTATAAGCAGGCCGCAGGACAGTTGGCAGCACATGGCATTGAACCGTCTGAAATCCTGCACGTTAGCTGTCGCTTGAAAACGGATCTGGCCCCGGCAAAAGCGGCAGGAATGAAGACAGCGCTGCTGGCGGCTGAGAAAACAGGGCTTGAGGCAACCGCGAATATGATTAAAGATCCGCAAACCCGGCCTGACCGGTTGCTCACGGATGTTACGCAAATAACATCTGTGATTGGGTTTGGGTAA
- a CDS encoding 3-hydroxyacyl-ACP dehydratase FabZ family protein — MPSEPLVDISQYDFQNPIYTQDDIRRVNPQRHEMEQLTAIVHVDEENHLIVGYKEVTDKEFWAAGHMPGFPLMPGVVQCEAAAQIGGFYARKFDLIGGDYLGFGGMDAVRFRKPVFPNCRLDLVASVVRVRARKLAQFRFQGFVDGQMMFEGEMLGVTVSRDQV; from the coding sequence ATGCCGTCCGAACCGCTTGTAGACATCAGTCAGTACGACTTTCAGAACCCGATTTACACTCAGGACGACATCCGTCGAGTGAACCCGCAACGTCATGAAATGGAACAACTGACGGCGATCGTGCACGTCGATGAGGAAAATCACCTGATCGTGGGCTACAAAGAAGTGACTGACAAGGAATTCTGGGCGGCAGGACACATGCCCGGCTTCCCTTTGATGCCAGGAGTGGTGCAGTGCGAAGCGGCCGCTCAGATCGGCGGTTTTTATGCTCGAAAGTTCGACCTGATTGGCGGCGATTATCTGGGGTTTGGCGGCATGGATGCTGTTCGGTTTCGCAAGCCCGTCTTCCCGAACTGCCGCCTCGACCTGGTGGCCAGCGTCGTGCGTGTACGAGCTCGCAAGCTGGCTCAGTTTCGCTTTCAGGGATTCGTCGACGGACAGATGATGTTCGAAGGCGAAATGCTGGGCGTCACCGTCAGCCGCGATCAGGTTTAG
- the trmB gene encoding tRNA (guanosine(46)-N7)-methyltransferase TrmB, which produces MQTAPIKPLKPYFQVIDDVGEHIDWRAFFGNDNPVELDIGCGRGLFTFSAAERNPDVNYLGLEIDYREGRRAATRLLKREMPNARIIGGDCNIVLTKLIDKHSVQAAHVYFPDPWWKKRHHKRRLFTAEFTDILADVVQPEGHVHSWSDVAEYFDIIRDLMDSNEKFETQPAPTERDPEHDLDYQTSFERKKRKLGLPIYRGLWKRKPLA; this is translated from the coding sequence ATGCAAACCGCTCCCATCAAGCCATTAAAGCCGTATTTTCAGGTCATCGACGATGTCGGTGAACACATCGACTGGCGCGCGTTCTTTGGCAATGACAATCCGGTTGAACTGGATATCGGCTGTGGTCGAGGACTCTTCACGTTTTCAGCCGCCGAACGAAATCCGGACGTCAATTACCTCGGCCTGGAAATCGATTACCGCGAAGGCCGTCGTGCCGCAACTCGTTTGCTCAAGCGCGAAATGCCCAACGCCCGCATCATTGGCGGCGACTGCAACATCGTGCTGACGAAGCTGATCGACAAACATTCGGTCCAGGCGGCTCATGTGTATTTCCCTGATCCGTGGTGGAAGAAGCGACATCACAAACGCCGTTTGTTTACAGCCGAGTTCACGGACATTCTTGCGGACGTGGTGCAGCCGGAAGGTCATGTGCATTCGTGGAGTGATGTTGCGGAATACTTCGACATCATCCGCGACCTGATGGATTCGAACGAGAAGTTCGAAACTCAGCCGGCCCCGACCGAACGTGATCCGGAACACGATCTGGATTACCAAACCAGCTTTGAACGGAAAAAACGCAAGCTGGGTCTGCCAATTTATCGAGGCCTGTGGAAGCGGAAGCCGCTCGCGTAG
- a CDS encoding serine/threonine protein kinase — protein sequence MANPDQTEVQDDDEREGARRLSLQGNDPPSEIEGYSMLRRLGTGAYGTVWLAREDHTGRMVAIKYYPHRRGLNWSLLNREVEKLATLHSSRNIVRLLDVGWNAEPPYYVMEFVENGSLGAYLAAGPLGVEETVRIAQQVCGALIEAHGAGVLHCDLKPDNVLLDAQFQVRLCDFGQSRMSHEQSPALGTLYYMAPEQADLEAVPDARWDVYAVGALIYHMLTGQPPYREPEIQRQLESAESLQDRLQLYQQHICDTPPPDRHHAVKGVDRHLAAVVDQCLVDDPTVRLPNAQAILNLLAARERNRSRRPLLLLGVLGPILLMSAMVPIFVRALDRNIAEMEKNLVADAQERSLLTARSQANSLQTELEFRLLALKVVVNDQNIIKLLTELMKQPTDDVVAEMKLLHGKLFEERPEWMQVLDAAREEADDYNDSHGRSQDTSWFLTDAKGNQIWRRPFGKSLGENYAWRDYFHGLDFQYDKDKVPDDVVPIQEPHVSVAFISENTNRYMVGLSVPVRDPDGKVIGVFARTLHLGDLQTRLGQDIQGEDIQENDPTHVIALADMRTWQLVDHKWLDPDILTNRSSGEAEQLFAKLKLSDQTIEAVQQAIDTNQNLPQRRNVGIKQPSYQDPVGQLDDPTAREFSDEYIAAISTMKSDEMPWLVIVQESANQALRNVKVMAERATRQAWYAVLASILTMAGIWLFVWQALSRAKDSRDASAGDSRGDRMTD from the coding sequence GGGGCGCATGGTCGCCATCAAGTATTACCCTCATCGACGCGGGCTGAACTGGTCGCTACTGAACCGCGAAGTGGAAAAACTGGCGACACTCCATTCTTCGCGCAATATCGTGCGGCTGTTAGACGTCGGCTGGAATGCCGAACCTCCGTATTACGTCATGGAGTTTGTCGAAAACGGGTCGCTGGGAGCATACCTTGCCGCCGGGCCACTCGGCGTCGAAGAAACGGTGCGCATCGCTCAACAGGTTTGCGGCGCATTGATTGAGGCTCACGGGGCCGGCGTACTGCATTGCGATTTGAAGCCTGACAACGTACTGCTGGACGCTCAGTTTCAGGTTCGCCTGTGCGACTTCGGCCAGTCGCGCATGTCGCATGAACAAAGTCCGGCATTGGGCACGTTGTATTATATGGCTCCCGAGCAGGCCGACCTGGAAGCGGTCCCGGACGCTCGCTGGGACGTCTATGCTGTCGGTGCATTGATCTATCACATGCTGACCGGGCAACCGCCTTACCGCGAACCGGAGATTCAGCGACAGCTGGAATCCGCAGAATCATTGCAGGACCGGCTCCAGCTCTATCAGCAACATATTTGTGACACTCCGCCGCCCGATCGACATCATGCGGTCAAAGGAGTCGATCGGCATCTGGCCGCGGTGGTGGACCAATGCCTTGTCGATGATCCAACGGTACGACTTCCGAACGCGCAGGCGATTTTGAATCTGCTGGCTGCACGAGAACGCAATCGGTCCCGCCGTCCTTTGTTACTTCTTGGCGTGCTGGGGCCCATATTGCTGATGAGTGCCATGGTGCCGATTTTTGTGCGAGCGCTCGATCGCAACATCGCCGAAATGGAGAAAAACCTGGTCGCGGACGCTCAGGAACGCAGCCTGTTAACCGCGCGCAGCCAGGCGAATTCGTTGCAGACGGAACTGGAATTTCGCCTGTTGGCGTTGAAGGTCGTCGTCAACGATCAGAACATCATCAAGCTGCTGACGGAGTTAATGAAACAACCCACGGACGACGTGGTTGCCGAAATGAAGCTGCTTCACGGCAAACTGTTTGAAGAGCGTCCGGAATGGATGCAGGTGCTGGACGCCGCTCGCGAAGAAGCGGATGACTACAACGACAGTCACGGTCGTAGTCAGGATACAAGCTGGTTCCTGACGGACGCGAAAGGAAACCAGATTTGGCGACGACCGTTCGGCAAGTCACTCGGTGAGAACTATGCGTGGCGCGACTATTTTCATGGATTGGATTTTCAGTACGACAAGGACAAAGTCCCGGACGATGTGGTCCCCATTCAGGAGCCGCACGTCTCCGTAGCGTTCATCAGCGAAAATACCAATCGCTACATGGTTGGATTAAGCGTGCCGGTCCGCGATCCGGATGGTAAGGTCATCGGCGTGTTTGCTCGCACGCTGCACCTGGGCGACCTGCAGACTCGACTGGGACAGGATATTCAGGGGGAAGACATTCAGGAAAATGACCCGACCCACGTCATCGCTCTGGCCGACATGCGGACTTGGCAATTAGTCGACCACAAATGGCTGGACCCGGACATCCTGACAAATCGCTCCAGTGGTGAAGCCGAACAGCTATTTGCCAAGCTGAAGCTCAGCGATCAGACAATTGAAGCCGTGCAGCAGGCGATCGACACGAATCAAAATCTGCCTCAACGACGCAACGTAGGAATCAAGCAACCGTCTTATCAGGATCCGGTTGGGCAACTGGACGATCCGACGGCAAGGGAATTTTCCGATGAGTACATTGCGGCGATTTCCACGATGAAAAGCGACGAAATGCCGTGGCTGGTGATCGTGCAGGAAAGTGCCAATCAGGCGCTGCGGAATGTGAAAGTCATGGCCGAACGCGCGACAAGGCAGGCGTGGTACGCCGTCCTGGCCAGCATTCTGACCATGGCTGGTATCTGGCTGTTCGTTTGGCAGGCACTGTCCCGCGCGAAAGATAGCCGGGACGCCTCGGCGGGCGATTCGCGTGGTGACCGAATGACAGATTGA
- a CDS encoding DUF1501 domain-containing protein yields the protein MTNYQTRREMLTTAGMGFGALPLAAFLQNEASAQAGVNPNAVTVPHRKTKAKSVIFLFMEGGPSHIDLFDPKPLLRKLEGQSLPESFEKPVTAMGEANSPLLADRRRWAQHGESGLWVSDWLPHTAKCVDDLAVIRSCWSQGINHAGGVCSMNTGSPIAGRPSLGAWVNYGLGSVNENLPAFVVMQDTNASVVNGTRNWGTGFMPAIYQGTAFNTTGNPISNLTRPKGEDEAAQSRKLTALDFLNRRHAAARPQQTELEARIAGYELAFRMQSSAPEAVDLTAETEETQALYGMDNKTTATFGRQCLLARRMVERGVRFVQLYHGAGSKWDSHSAIEGNHTMLCAQTDKCVAGLLKDLKQRGLLDSTLVIWGGEFGRTPMSEKGDGRDHNPTGFTMWMAGGGVKGGQTIGSTDELGLHAVEDRLHVHDLHSTILWLMGLNHREVVYYDKGRPERVDQNEGHPFTGIVG from the coding sequence ATGACGAACTACCAAACACGACGAGAAATGCTGACCACTGCGGGAATGGGTTTTGGAGCCCTGCCGTTGGCCGCGTTTCTGCAAAACGAGGCTTCTGCGCAGGCGGGTGTGAACCCCAACGCCGTAACAGTCCCACATCGGAAAACCAAAGCGAAGAGTGTCATCTTTTTGTTTATGGAAGGTGGTCCCAGTCACATCGATTTGTTCGATCCCAAGCCCCTATTGCGGAAGCTGGAAGGACAGTCGCTACCGGAATCTTTCGAAAAGCCAGTGACGGCTATGGGTGAAGCCAATTCGCCTTTACTGGCCGACCGACGTCGTTGGGCTCAGCACGGCGAAAGCGGTTTGTGGGTGTCCGACTGGCTGCCTCACACAGCGAAGTGTGTTGACGATCTTGCCGTGATTCGGTCCTGCTGGAGTCAGGGAATTAACCACGCCGGCGGTGTGTGTTCGATGAACACCGGGTCACCAATTGCCGGTCGACCGTCACTGGGAGCGTGGGTGAATTACGGGTTGGGCAGCGTTAACGAAAACCTGCCCGCGTTTGTCGTGATGCAGGATACGAATGCGTCGGTGGTGAATGGAACTCGCAACTGGGGCACCGGTTTCATGCCCGCCATTTATCAGGGCACCGCGTTCAATACGACCGGCAATCCGATCTCAAATTTAACGCGGCCAAAAGGGGAAGACGAAGCCGCTCAATCCCGCAAATTGACCGCGCTGGATTTCCTGAACCGTCGCCACGCTGCCGCCAGGCCTCAGCAAACCGAACTGGAAGCTCGCATCGCCGGATACGAACTCGCCTTCCGCATGCAGTCATCGGCTCCTGAAGCGGTCGATCTGACGGCAGAAACTGAAGAGACTCAGGCGTTGTACGGGATGGACAACAAGACGACAGCGACGTTCGGTCGTCAGTGTCTGCTGGCTCGGCGAATGGTTGAACGCGGCGTTCGGTTTGTGCAGCTGTATCACGGAGCAGGCAGCAAGTGGGATTCTCACAGCGCCATCGAGGGAAACCACACGATGTTGTGTGCTCAGACCGACAAGTGTGTGGCCGGACTATTGAAAGACTTAAAGCAGCGTGGGCTGCTGGATTCCACGCTAGTCATCTGGGGTGGAGAATTCGGCCGGACTCCGATGAGTGAAAAAGGAGATGGTCGCGATCACAATCCCACCGGCTTCACAATGTGGATGGCGGGCGGCGGCGTGAAGGGCGGCCAGACGATCGGTTCGACGGACGAGTTAGGTTTGCACGCCGTCGAAGATCGTTTGCACGTGCACGACCTTCACAGCACGATCCTGTGGCTGATGGGCCTGAATCATCGCGAAGTTGTCTACTACGACAAAGGCCGGCCGGAACGAGTCGACCAGAACGAGGGGCATCCGTTCACGGGGATCGTCGGTTGA